The following proteins are co-located in the Vigna unguiculata cultivar IT97K-499-35 chromosome 9, ASM411807v1, whole genome shotgun sequence genome:
- the LOC114195894 gene encoding GATA transcription factor 25-like: MYDPLNQIVPAEDNDGDASDQHIHYSSHTIEDVGAVVEHVSADSLYVPPPEISIQDSSQLTLSFRGQVYVFDAVTPDKVQAVLLLLGGSELTSGSQCAEELSPQNHAGVAEFPARCSLPQRVASLNRFRQKRKERCFDKKVRYSVRQEVALRMHRNKGQFTSSKKQDGANSWGSDQESGQEAVQSETSCTHCGTSSKSTPMMRRGPSGPRSLCNACGLFWANRGTLRDLSKRNHELSIVPLEQVDVGNKNGLDCRSNIPAQHENHVNDNKALVSDR; encoded by the exons ATGTATGATCCCTTGAACCAGATCGTCCCCGCCGAAGACAACGACGGCGACGCCTCCGACCAACACATCCATTACAGCTCCCACACCATAGAAGACGTTGGTGCCGTCGTCGAACACGTTTCCGCCGACTCCCTCTACGTTCCACCCCCTGAAATCTCTATCCAGGATTCTAGCCAGCTCACGCTCTCGTTTCGGGGCCAAGTCTATGTCTTCGATGCCGTCACACCTGATAAG GTCCAAGCAGTATTGTTGCTCTTGGGAGGCAGTGAACTAACTTCGGGCTCGCAATGTGCGGAGGAACTATCCCCTCAAAATCATGCG GGTGTAGCAGAATTTCCTGCAAGGTGCAGTCTACCACAGCGAGTGGCATCGTTGAATAGATTCCGTCAGAAGAGGAAAGAGCGGTGCTTCGATAAGAAAGTTAGATATAGTGTACGACAAGAAGTTGCACTCAG GATGCATCGTAACAAGGGTCAATTTACTTCATCTAAGAAACAAGATGGAGCTAATAGTTGGGGTTCAGACCAAGAGTCAGGACAGGAGGCTGTTCAATCTGAAACCTC TTGTACACATTGTGGAACAAGTTCAAAATCCACTCCAATGATGCGAAGGGGGCCCTCTGGTCCAAGGTCACTTTGCAATGCTTGCGGGCTTTTTTGGGCAAACAGG GGCACTTTGAGGGATCTTTCTAAGAGAAACCATGAACTCTCTATTGTGCCACTTGAGCAG GTTGATGTGGGTAATAAGAATGGCTTGGACTGTCGGAGCAATATCCCTGCACAACATGAGAATCATGTTAATGATAACAAAGCTTTGGTATCTGATCGTTGA
- the LOC114164157 gene encoding GATA transcription factor 24-like isoform X1 produces the protein MASVNPQPLQYQDPAIPVDDDDDDDSDGADDDAMDELEDAHVSSVNVVANAASANHEPLPAMPSRTSELTLSFEGEVYVFPAVTPQKVQAVLLLLGGRDVHAGVPAVELPFDQSNRGMGDTPKRSNLSRRIASLVRFREKRKERCFDKKIRYSVRKEVAQRMHRKNGQFASLKESPGSSNWDSVRSSAQDGTSHSESVRRCHHCGVTENNTPAMRRGPAGPRTLCNACGLMWANKGTLRDLSKGGRNLSVEQSDLDIPIDVKPTSVIEGELPGIHDEQVEAFTYCKFIFGSTHFFPFHENFSWGMQGSSEDPSKSNTGDGSSGHAVNPSDEELPETADHFTNAPPLGLGHSSRNDTEQEPLVELSNPSDTDIDIPENFD, from the exons ATGGCGTCAGTGAATCCGCAGCCTCTGCAGTACCAGGACCCTGCGATACCCGTCGACGACGACGACGACGATGACAGTGACGGCGCTGATGATGATGCTATGGATGAGTTGGAGGATGCGCATGTTAGTTCAGTGAACGTGGTTGCTAATGCTGCGAGTGCGAATCATGAACCGCTGCCTGCTATGCCTTCCAGAACTAGCGAGCTCACTCTTTCTTTCGAGGGTGAGGTTTATGTCTTTCCCGCAGTCACTCCTCAGAag GTTCAAGCCGTCTTGCTGCTTTTGGGAGGACGTGATGTGCACGCAGGTGTTCCTGCTGTTGAACTACCATTTGATCAAAGTAACAGG GGTATGGGTGATACTCCAAAACGTTCGAACCTTTCACGAAGAATAGCATCCTTGGTCAGATTCCGTGAGAAACGAAAGGAAAGATGTTTTGACAAGAAAATTAGGTATTCTGTGAGAAAGGAGGTGGCACAgag GATGCATAGGAAGAATGGGCAGTTTGCATCCTTGAAAGAAAGCCCAGGTTCATCTAATTGGGACTCTGTCCGGAGTTCTGCTCAAGATGGCACTTCTCATTCTGAATCTGT ACGCAGATGTCACCATTGTGGTGTCACTGAAAATAATACTCCTGCAATGCGTCGGGGGCCAGCTGGACCAAGGACTTTATGTAATGCATGCGGCCTTATGTGGGCAAACAAG GGCACACTCAGAGATCTCAGCAAGGGAGGAAGAAATCTTTCTGTTGAGCAAAGTGATCTG GATATTCCTATTGATGTCAAGCCTACTTCTGTTATAGAAGGAGAATTGCCCGGAATCCATGATGAGCAAGTAGAAGCTTTTACATATTGCAAATTCATTTTCGGCAGTacacatttttttccttttcatgaAAACTTTTCATGGGGTATGCAGGGTAGTTCTGAAGATCCGTCCAAGTCCAACACAGGTGATGGTTCTAGTGGTCATGCAGTAAACCCCAGTGATGAG GAATTGCCTGAAACTGCAGACCACTTTACAAATGCTCCGCCATTAGGACTTGGTCATTCTTCAAGGAATGACACTGAACAG GAACCTCTGGTTGAACTTTCTAATCCTTCAGATACAGATATTGACATTCCAGAAAACTTTGATTAG
- the LOC114164157 gene encoding GATA transcription factor 24-like isoform X2 has product MASVNPQPLQYQDPAIPVDDDDDDDSDGADDDAMDELEDAHVSSVNVVANAASANHEPLPAMPSRTSELTLSFEGEVYVFPAVTPQKVQAVLLLLGGRDVHAGVPAVELPFDQSNRGMGDTPKRSNLSRRIASLVRFREKRKERCFDKKIRYSVRKEVAQRMHRKNGQFASLKESPGSSNWDSVRSSAQDGTSHSESVRRCHHCGVTENNTPAMRRGPAGPRTLCNACGLMWANKGTLRDLSKGGRNLSVEQSDLDIPIDVKPTSVIEGELPGIHDEQGSSEDPSKSNTGDGSSGHAVNPSDEELPETADHFTNAPPLGLGHSSRNDTEQEPLVELSNPSDTDIDIPENFD; this is encoded by the exons ATGGCGTCAGTGAATCCGCAGCCTCTGCAGTACCAGGACCCTGCGATACCCGTCGACGACGACGACGACGATGACAGTGACGGCGCTGATGATGATGCTATGGATGAGTTGGAGGATGCGCATGTTAGTTCAGTGAACGTGGTTGCTAATGCTGCGAGTGCGAATCATGAACCGCTGCCTGCTATGCCTTCCAGAACTAGCGAGCTCACTCTTTCTTTCGAGGGTGAGGTTTATGTCTTTCCCGCAGTCACTCCTCAGAag GTTCAAGCCGTCTTGCTGCTTTTGGGAGGACGTGATGTGCACGCAGGTGTTCCTGCTGTTGAACTACCATTTGATCAAAGTAACAGG GGTATGGGTGATACTCCAAAACGTTCGAACCTTTCACGAAGAATAGCATCCTTGGTCAGATTCCGTGAGAAACGAAAGGAAAGATGTTTTGACAAGAAAATTAGGTATTCTGTGAGAAAGGAGGTGGCACAgag GATGCATAGGAAGAATGGGCAGTTTGCATCCTTGAAAGAAAGCCCAGGTTCATCTAATTGGGACTCTGTCCGGAGTTCTGCTCAAGATGGCACTTCTCATTCTGAATCTGT ACGCAGATGTCACCATTGTGGTGTCACTGAAAATAATACTCCTGCAATGCGTCGGGGGCCAGCTGGACCAAGGACTTTATGTAATGCATGCGGCCTTATGTGGGCAAACAAG GGCACACTCAGAGATCTCAGCAAGGGAGGAAGAAATCTTTCTGTTGAGCAAAGTGATCTG GATATTCCTATTGATGTCAAGCCTACTTCTGTTATAGAAGGAGAATTGCCCGGAATCCATGATGAGCAA GGTAGTTCTGAAGATCCGTCCAAGTCCAACACAGGTGATGGTTCTAGTGGTCATGCAGTAAACCCCAGTGATGAG GAATTGCCTGAAACTGCAGACCACTTTACAAATGCTCCGCCATTAGGACTTGGTCATTCTTCAAGGAATGACACTGAACAG GAACCTCTGGTTGAACTTTCTAATCCTTCAGATACAGATATTGACATTCCAGAAAACTTTGATTAG